In one Bdellovibrionota bacterium genomic region, the following are encoded:
- the purC gene encoding phosphoribosylaminoimidazolesuccinocarboxamide synthase, which produces MSYTKGSLLYEGKAKTIFSVLEDENLLWQEFKNSLTAFNGVKRGEFDVKGSLNRDISSKIFNYLKSNNIPSHMVDLIGENVMITKKLKMIPLEVVMRNIVAGSLKKKFNLEEGREINPALVEFYFKNDELNDPFISDDHILMLKILDSNQIAQIKELGLAVNKNLKDFFAKVGIDLVDFKIEIGFDKDGQILLADEISPDSCRLWDSKTKEKFDKDRFRYDLGDVKTGYIEIYNRLKSTP; this is translated from the coding sequence ATGAGTTACACCAAAGGTTCCTTGCTCTACGAAGGAAAAGCGAAAACAATTTTCTCGGTCCTTGAAGATGAAAATTTACTTTGGCAAGAGTTCAAAAACTCTTTGACGGCCTTCAATGGCGTTAAAAGAGGAGAGTTTGATGTTAAAGGTTCCTTAAACCGCGACATCTCATCCAAAATATTCAATTATTTAAAATCAAACAATATTCCTTCTCACATGGTGGATTTGATCGGTGAGAATGTCATGATCACGAAAAAATTAAAAATGATTCCCTTGGAAGTGGTCATGAGAAATATTGTGGCGGGAAGCCTAAAGAAAAAATTCAATTTGGAAGAAGGAAGAGAAATCAATCCCGCTCTGGTGGAGTTTTACTTTAAAAATGATGAGCTCAATGATCCTTTTATTAGCGATGATCACATCTTGATGCTAAAAATATTAGATTCAAATCAAATTGCCCAAATTAAAGAGTTGGGGCTGGCTGTGAATAAAAATCTAAAGGATTTTTTTGCAAAAGTTGGAATTGATTTGGTGGATTTCAAAATCGAAATTGGTTTTGATAAAGATGGTCAGATTTTACTGGCTGACGAAATTTCTCCGGACTCTTGCAGATTATGGGACTCAAAAACCAAAGAAAAATTCGACAAAGACAGATTCAGATATGATCTCGGTGACGTAAAAACAGGCTACATCGAAATCTACAACAGACTAAAAAGTACCCCCTAG
- the purS gene encoding phosphoribosylformylglycinamidine synthase subunit PurS: protein MKIGVKVLPRKEVLDTQGRTVQSSLSENGFSVSNCTIGKYIVLDVNAKNFEEAKTQVTKMAEFVLYNPLIENYEVEQL from the coding sequence ATGAAAATTGGAGTAAAAGTTTTACCTAGAAAAGAAGTTCTCGATACGCAAGGAAGAACTGTTCAAAGTAGTCTTTCAGAAAATGGTTTTTCAGTTTCTAATTGCACAATAGGTAAGTATATCGTGCTAGATGTGAATGCTAAAAATTTTGAAGAAGCCAAAACTCAAGTCACAAAGATGGCCGAGTTTGTGCTCTACAATCCCTTGATTGAAAACTATGAAGTGGAGCAATTATGA
- the purF gene encoding amidophosphoribosyltransferase — protein sequence MGEFILKVNSEKVNSEKISSGKFKDECGVFGVWNDKEASKLTYLGLFALQHRGQESAGIVSLQGRGEEGIQTSFKGLGLVHDVFNEEKLESLKGDVAIGHVRYSTTGSNLLQNAQPLTARLRRSDIAIAHNGNIVNAHILREGLIKEGSIFQATSDTEVLLHLLAKRNHMKFMDALKESVQMLEGAFSILLMTQKKLIAIRDPLGFRPLVVGVRKNEKGEKSYIFSSETCAFDLIEAELVREIEPGEIFWVDETGEHSIKIDSPIKKAKCIFEHVYFSRPDSLVFSRSVYETRKNLGRLLAFDNPTEADIVIPVPDSGVAAALGYAEESKIPFEMGIIRNHYVGRTFIEPKQAIRNFGVKVKLNPQTHILKGKRVIVIDDSLVRGTTSKKIIGLIRQAGAKEVHLRIAAPPTTGPCFYGVDTPRKSELIASHKSVEEIREYIGADTLAYLSEKSLFKSVNGSEDEFCAACFTGKYPTPLHGLRKD from the coding sequence ATGGGAGAATTTATTTTGAAAGTGAATTCGGAGAAAGTAAATTCAGAAAAAATCAGTTCCGGAAAATTTAAAGACGAATGCGGTGTTTTTGGTGTTTGGAATGATAAAGAAGCTTCCAAGCTCACCTACCTTGGGCTCTTTGCCCTACAACATCGAGGGCAAGAGTCAGCAGGAATTGTCTCACTTCAAGGACGCGGAGAAGAAGGCATTCAAACGTCCTTTAAGGGCTTAGGACTTGTTCACGATGTTTTTAATGAAGAAAAACTAGAGAGTTTAAAAGGCGATGTCGCCATCGGGCACGTGAGATACTCAACGACGGGATCAAATCTACTCCAAAATGCCCAGCCTCTAACGGCAAGGCTGAGAAGAAGTGACATTGCCATTGCTCACAATGGAAATATTGTAAATGCCCACATCCTCCGTGAAGGACTCATCAAAGAGGGATCTATCTTTCAGGCAACGAGCGATACAGAAGTTCTCTTGCATCTTTTAGCTAAAAGAAACCATATGAAATTTATGGATGCCCTCAAAGAATCAGTTCAGATGCTGGAAGGTGCTTTTAGTATTTTACTCATGACACAGAAAAAGCTAATCGCCATCCGTGATCCATTGGGTTTTAGACCCTTGGTTGTGGGTGTTCGTAAAAATGAAAAAGGTGAGAAGAGCTATATTTTTTCAAGTGAAACATGTGCTTTTGATTTGATCGAGGCAGAGCTCGTGCGTGAGATCGAACCCGGGGAAATATTTTGGGTCGATGAAACAGGTGAGCACTCGATTAAAATTGATTCTCCCATTAAAAAAGCAAAATGCATTTTTGAACATGTGTATTTTTCAAGGCCCGACAGTCTGGTCTTTTCTAGAAGTGTTTACGAAACGCGAAAAAACCTAGGTAGATTATTAGCGTTCGACAATCCCACGGAGGCAGATATTGTAATTCCCGTTCCCGACAGTGGCGTTGCGGCAGCTCTTGGTTATGCCGAAGAAAGTAAAATTCCCTTTGAGATGGGGATCATCAGAAATCATTATGTGGGAAGAACTTTTATCGAGCCTAAACAAGCCATTAGAAATTTTGGCGTAAAGGTTAAGCTCAATCCCCAAACTCATATCTTGAAAGGGAAAAGAGTAATTGTAATAGATGATTCTTTGGTTCGAGGAACTACGAGTAAGAAAATCATTGGCTTAATTCGTCAAGCCGGTGCCAAAGAAGTGCACTTAAGAATTGCAGCTCCGCCGACAACGGGTCCATGCTTTTATGGAGTGGATACTCCAAGGAAGTCCGAGCTGATTGCAAGCCATAAATCTGTAGAGGAGATCAGAGAATACATTGGCGCAGATACTCTGGCCTACTTATCAGAAAAATCATTATTTAAATCCGTCAATGGTTCAGAAGATGAGTTTTGTGCAGCTTGCTTTACAGGAAAATACCCAACTCCGCTGCACGGACTAAGAAAAGACTAA
- the purL gene encoding phosphoribosylformylglycinamidine synthase subunit PurL, with translation MAIKIESHETLLQKFKKYRINQKEYDMMCGLLKREPQGVEWALFSALWSEHCSYKSSKVHLRKFFNKNHRVLVSEGENSGVIDLGEGEKISFKMESHNHPSFIEPYQGAATGVGGILRDIFTMGARPVMTANYLCFGDKEASRMKSLVEGVVGGISGYGNCVGVPAVTGFTEFHPSYNKNILVNAFALGVLYPGEELALSKAHGVGNLVVYVGAKTGRDGIHGASMASESFDDKSAQNRPTVQIGDPFFEKLLIESCLEVIREDLVVAIQDMGAAGLTSSSFEMSSKGQVGLKMELDKVPLRDSTLTPEDILLSESQERMLLVCEPKKLKRIQEIFHRWGLDATTIGEVLPGKNIQLFWQNEKICEIDPDLLVENAPKYERPYNLRVAGSKGRKNRGSSNFEVFDVKETLEEILSSEYGTSRNWIFSQYDQRVGSQTAMDCSNSIGVTRLEHSKRGLGLSLGCRPYLMRLDSHVGAADSVLYPALNLAVKGFEPLALTDCLNFASPENPEIMTEFVTSVETISAVCKELNAPVISGNVSFYNETLGSPITSTPATGMVGMRASVENIPSDYFGEKQTVYLVYNHQLETGGKIEEMFKNKIYAQDKDIDIKDTASWILDLLDIANDSNVKMSKTLGKFGLAYALSRASTEFGVVCDKLPNFIKTKEDLFRERMYEVLFAVENGPKFEDALRSKNLQFAKLGVSAKDKLVIESYLNTQLANLNEKYKNSWENLF, from the coding sequence ATGGCTATAAAAATCGAGTCTCATGAGACCTTGCTACAAAAATTCAAGAAATACCGTATTAATCAAAAAGAATACGATATGATGTGTGGGCTTTTAAAAAGAGAACCACAGGGAGTGGAGTGGGCTTTGTTTTCGGCGCTTTGGAGTGAGCACTGTTCTTATAAGAGTTCCAAAGTGCATTTAAGAAAGTTCTTTAATAAAAACCATAGAGTTCTCGTGAGCGAAGGGGAAAACTCCGGGGTCATTGATCTTGGAGAAGGGGAGAAGATTTCATTTAAAATGGAATCTCATAACCATCCAAGTTTTATTGAACCATATCAGGGAGCCGCTACGGGAGTTGGAGGAATTTTAAGGGATATCTTCACCATGGGCGCAAGACCGGTCATGACCGCAAATTATCTTTGCTTTGGTGATAAAGAAGCGTCTCGCATGAAATCACTCGTGGAAGGTGTCGTCGGTGGAATCAGTGGATATGGAAACTGCGTAGGCGTACCTGCGGTGACGGGGTTCACGGAATTTCATCCGAGCTACAATAAAAATATTCTCGTCAATGCTTTTGCTCTTGGAGTTCTATATCCCGGTGAAGAGTTGGCATTATCCAAAGCTCATGGTGTTGGAAATCTAGTTGTCTATGTAGGTGCAAAGACAGGACGTGACGGAATTCACGGTGCGAGTATGGCTTCGGAAAGTTTTGATGATAAGTCTGCGCAAAATAGACCGACAGTTCAAATTGGCGATCCGTTCTTTGAAAAACTTTTGATCGAATCTTGTTTAGAAGTCATCAGAGAAGATCTCGTCGTGGCGATCCAAGATATGGGAGCGGCGGGGTTAACATCTTCTTCCTTTGAAATGTCATCTAAAGGACAAGTGGGATTAAAAATGGAACTGGATAAAGTTCCATTAAGAGATTCTACTCTCACTCCGGAAGATATTTTGTTGTCGGAGAGCCAAGAAAGAATGCTCTTGGTTTGTGAGCCTAAAAAATTAAAGCGCATCCAAGAAATTTTCCATCGCTGGGGACTAGATGCCACAACGATCGGTGAAGTTCTGCCAGGAAAAAATATTCAACTCTTCTGGCAGAATGAAAAAATTTGTGAAATTGACCCCGATCTTTTGGTGGAAAATGCGCCTAAGTACGAACGACCATACAACCTCAGAGTGGCAGGATCTAAAGGTCGAAAAAACAGGGGCAGTTCTAACTTTGAAGTTTTTGACGTCAAAGAAACATTGGAAGAAATTCTATCCAGTGAATACGGCACTTCAAGAAATTGGATTTTCAGTCAGTATGATCAAAGAGTGGGAAGTCAAACGGCGATGGATTGTTCAAACTCCATCGGTGTCACAAGACTTGAACATTCGAAACGTGGCTTAGGGCTTTCGTTAGGCTGTCGTCCTTATCTCATGAGGTTAGACAGTCATGTGGGCGCTGCGGATTCTGTGCTCTACCCGGCATTGAACTTGGCGGTAAAAGGATTTGAACCTCTAGCGCTAACAGATTGTTTAAATTTTGCAAGTCCTGAGAACCCAGAAATTATGACGGAGTTTGTAACGAGCGTTGAAACCATCAGCGCTGTTTGCAAAGAACTCAATGCTCCGGTGATCAGCGGTAACGTGAGTTTTTATAATGAAACACTTGGTTCACCCATCACTTCGACGCCGGCGACGGGTATGGTAGGCATGAGAGCTTCCGTAGAAAATATTCCAAGCGATTACTTTGGGGAAAAACAAACGGTTTATCTTGTTTACAATCATCAATTGGAAACGGGCGGAAAAATCGAAGAGATGTTCAAGAACAAAATTTACGCCCAAGATAAAGACATCGATATCAAGGATACAGCGTCTTGGATTCTGGATCTTTTGGATATAGCCAATGATTCGAATGTGAAAATGTCAAAGACCTTGGGTAAATTTGGATTGGCCTATGCTCTTTCGAGAGCGTCTACGGAATTTGGTGTCGTCTGTGATAAACTTCCAAATTTTATTAAAACTAAGGAAGATCTCTTCAGAGAGAGAATGTATGAAGTACTTTTTGCAGTAGAGAATGGTCCAAAGTTTGAGGATGCGCTGAGATCAAAGAATCTTCAGTTTGCAAAACTTGGCGTATCGGCAAAAGATAAGCTAGTCATTGAATCGTATCTGAACACTCAACTTGCGAACTTAAATGAGAAATACAAAAACTCATGGGAGAATTTATTTTGA
- the purQ gene encoding phosphoribosylformylglycinamidine synthase subunit PurQ, whose translation MSRVGVVRFLGTNCDRDIIQAAREFGAKAEFLWFQDQFNIDDYDAVVLPGGFSYGDYLRTGALSARTPVMKSVREFSQKGKPVLGICNGFQILCESGLLPGVLMRNQNMKFIDQWEELEILDNKNPWTQKYSVGQKIKLPIAHGEGRFFAENDTVKKIRDNNQILATYTNNPNGSAYDIAGITNDKKNVVGLMPHPERALYDWMGSSLGKGFFSWL comes from the coding sequence ATGAGTAGGGTTGGAGTGGTGCGATTTTTAGGGACTAACTGTGATCGGGATATTATTCAGGCTGCGCGGGAATTTGGGGCGAAGGCGGAATTTTTGTGGTTTCAAGATCAGTTTAATATTGATGATTATGATGCTGTTGTTTTGCCTGGGGGCTTTAGTTATGGGGATTACTTGAGGACTGGGGCTTTGAGTGCGCGAACACCGGTCATGAAATCGGTGAGGGAATTCTCGCAAAAAGGAAAACCGGTCTTGGGAATTTGTAATGGTTTTCAAATTTTATGTGAATCAGGACTTCTGCCAGGTGTGTTGATGAGAAATCAAAATATGAAATTCATTGATCAATGGGAAGAGCTGGAAATTTTAGACAATAAAAATCCTTGGACACAAAAGTATTCCGTGGGTCAAAAAATTAAACTTCCGATTGCTCATGGTGAAGGAAGATTTTTTGCTGAAAACGATACGGTTAAAAAAATTAGAGACAACAATCAGATTCTTGCGACTTATACAAATAATCCCAACGGCTCAGCCTATGATATTGCGGGAATTACGAATGACAAGAAAAACGTTGTGGGTCTGATGCCCCATCCGGAAAGAGCTCTCTATGATTGGATGGGATCTTCCTTAGGGAAAGGATTTTTCTCATGGCTATAA
- a CDS encoding adenylosuccinate lyase, translated as MFPDVFIAADYMIARMNDLVKGLYVNSARMKENIDLSAGNLFSSHVLLALVDKGLSREDAYAVVQKSSHGLKKNETLLNALKKNKEVTNLLKIPELNSIFSGKRHMEVLLKRFKELERDLKK; from the coding sequence ATGTTCCCGGATGTTTTTATCGCTGCTGATTATATGATCGCGCGGATGAATGATTTGGTAAAAGGTCTGTACGTGAATTCTGCTCGCATGAAAGAAAACATTGATCTTTCGGCAGGGAATTTGTTCAGCTCACATGTACTATTGGCATTAGTAGATAAAGGCTTATCTCGTGAAGATGCTTATGCGGTGGTGCAGAAATCGAGTCATGGACTCAAGAAGAATGAAACTCTTCTGAATGCCCTCAAGAAAAATAAAGAAGTTACAAATCTATTAAAGATACCTGAGCTAAATAGTATCTTTAGCGGCAAAAGACACATGGAAGTTCTTTTGAAACGATTCAAGGAGTTAGAACGAGATCTTAAAAAATAA
- the purB gene encoding adenylosuccinate lyase, which translates to MIARYTRKEMAKIWEPEARFRYMLEVEKAVARVQAAAGIIPRKASIDIQKKSKFQIERINEIEKETKHDVIAFVSNVAENVGPNGKYIHYGLTSSDVLDTALSLQIRDAGELLSETLDQLIETLKKSSMKYKNTLCAGRTHGMHAEPTTFGYKLLGHAFEFKRNKKRLSDALEQIEIVKLSGAVGTYSAQSVQVEKKVGDLLKLTQESVATQVIPRDRHAQVILAIAQTGSALERLALELRHLQRTEVGEVVEGFTPGQKGSSAMPHKKNPISAENITGLSRILRSYVNVALENVALWHERDIS; encoded by the coding sequence GTGATAGCGAGATATACTCGTAAGGAAATGGCAAAAATTTGGGAACCCGAAGCAAGGTTTCGTTATATGTTGGAAGTCGAGAAAGCAGTCGCGCGCGTACAAGCGGCTGCAGGAATCATTCCCCGAAAAGCTTCTATAGATATTCAAAAGAAATCCAAATTTCAGATTGAGAGAATCAATGAAATCGAGAAAGAAACAAAGCACGACGTAATTGCTTTTGTTTCTAATGTGGCAGAGAACGTTGGACCCAATGGAAAATACATTCATTATGGACTAACAAGTTCGGATGTTTTAGATACTGCACTAAGCCTACAGATTCGTGATGCAGGAGAATTACTTTCTGAAACCTTAGATCAATTAATTGAGACTTTAAAAAAATCTTCAATGAAATACAAAAACACTTTGTGCGCAGGAAGAACTCACGGAATGCACGCGGAGCCAACAACGTTTGGTTATAAACTTTTGGGACATGCTTTTGAATTTAAAAGAAATAAAAAAAGACTTTCAGATGCACTAGAGCAAATCGAAATTGTAAAGTTGAGTGGGGCAGTGGGCACCTACTCGGCGCAAAGCGTTCAGGTCGAGAAAAAAGTTGGCGATCTATTAAAACTCACACAGGAAAGTGTCGCAACCCAAGTGATTCCTCGCGACCGACATGCGCAGGTGATTTTGGCAATTGCGCAAACTGGATCTGCTCTAGAAAGATTGGCCCTGGAATTAAGACATTTGCAAAGAACAGAAGTGGGGGAAGTTGTAGAAGGTTTTACACCAGGACAAAAAGGTTCCAGTGCCATGCCTCACAAGAAGAATCCTATCAGTGCCGAAAACATTACGGGTCTTTCGAGAATTTTAAGATCCTACGTGAATGTCGCTCTAGAGAACGTAGCTCTCTGGCACGAAAGAGACATTTC